In the Topomyia yanbarensis strain Yona2022 chromosome 3, ASM3024719v1, whole genome shotgun sequence genome, one interval contains:
- the LOC131691721 gene encoding 27 kDa hemolymph protein-like, giving the protein MNRLFSVLTVGLIIAAFAAPAHADDLPADIKDLDIDKLKEHLPEGMIPPEFQNITLPSLEDIQKIVKDKCSKSAGSDAAFEQAEQAGQRLSECLKDLIDFSDLQNEIKLAKPTGDLDTVFNKYCRRRSTAIECINTFSNEVDVCLDDEERESKRVLVNIVHGLLNFVCHKDGDQIALFIAEEGPECFQEQKQPLIDCFNGTLRGYLDESTPRASEGIPKLVMGKKQCDDMDKLRVCFVNVLEDCKESTPANLVESLFKFVRRETPCANFTTAAQTSRRSSADLTKSSMHVLLVTWLMVFVAKFLIH; this is encoded by the exons ATGAACCGGCTATTTTCAGTGCTAACCGTTGGTCTCATCATTGCAGCATTCGCAG CACCTGCGCATGCCGACGATCTACCAGCGGACATCAAAGACCTCGACATAGACAAACTCAAAGAACATCTACCGGAGGGTATGATTCCGCCAGAGTTCCAAAACATCACCCTGCCCAGCCTGGAGGATATTCAGAAAATTGTGAAAGATAAATGCTCGAAATCAGCCGGTAGCGATGCCGCATTCGAACAAGCTGAACAAGCCGGACAGCGACTGAGTGAATGTTTAAAGGATTTGATTGACTTTAGCGATCTGCAGAACGAAATCAAACTGGCAAAACCAACGGGCGATCTGGACACAGTATTCAATAA GTACTGTCGAAGGCGATCAACGGCGATCGAGTGTATCAATACTTTCTCCAACGAAGTCGATGTTTGCTTGGACGACGAGGAACGGGAAAGCAAGCGAGTGCTTGTGAATATTGTGCACGGGCTGCTGAACTTTGTGTGCCACAAGGATGGAGATCAGATTGCTT TGTTCATTGCCGAAGAAGGCCCAGAATGCTTCCAAGAGCAAAAACAACCATTAATCGATTGTTTCAACGGTACTCTCAGAGGATATCTGGACGAGTCCACACCCAGAGCTTCCGAGGGCATTCCAAAGTTGGTGATGGGTAAAAAACAATGCGA CGACATGGACAAACTTCGAGTGTGTTTCGTGAACGTCTTGGAAGACTGCAAGGAATCGACACCAGCGAACCTTGTGGAATCACTTTTCAAATTTGTCCGAAGGGAAACTCCGTGTGCCAATTTCACTACG GCTGCACAGACATCCCGAAGAAGCTCAGCTGATCTAACGAAATCATCAATGCACGTTCTTCTAGTCACCTGGCTGATGGTGTTTGTGGCGAAGTTCCTGATACACTGA